One genomic window of Sodaliphilus pleomorphus includes the following:
- a CDS encoding OmpA family protein — protein MKKVMSLFLSVALVLGLSGCGSLNNAGKGGLIGSGGGAALGAGIGALIGHGKGAAIGAAIGAVAGGTAGTLIGKKMDKQAKELAQIPGAQVDTVTDQNNLTAIKVTFDSGILFGFNKTNLSESAKTSLSQFATSLRNNPETNVQIFGYTDNVGTRAANDKVSTERASVVKTYLVNSGVNSSRLSSQGMAWENPVASNDTEAGRAQNRRVEIYISANEQMVKEANDGTLK, from the coding sequence ATGAAGAAAGTAATGAGTTTGTTCCTGAGTGTGGCTCTTGTTTTGGGCCTCTCAGGTTGTGGTTCGTTGAACAATGCAGGTAAAGGTGGTCTCATTGGCAGTGGCGGCGGTGCTGCCCTGGGTGCTGGCATAGGTGCGCTCATAGGGCACGGCAAGGGCGCAGCCATTGGCGCAGCCATCGGTGCTGTGGCTGGTGGTACTGCCGGCACGTTGATTGGCAAGAAGATGGACAAGCAGGCCAAGGAACTGGCCCAGATTCCTGGTGCGCAAGTCGACACTGTTACCGACCAAAACAACTTGACGGCAATTAAAGTCACTTTCGACAGCGGCATCTTGTTTGGCTTCAATAAAACTAACTTGAGCGAGAGCGCCAAGACATCATTGTCGCAGTTTGCTACCTCGCTGCGCAACAATCCTGAGACCAACGTGCAGATTTTCGGTTACACCGACAATGTGGGTACGCGTGCTGCCAACGACAAGGTCTCTACCGAGCGTGCTTCGGTGGTAAAAACCTATCTTGTGAACTCGGGCGTGAACTCGAGCCGTCTCTCCAGCCAGGGCATGGCTTGGGAGAATCCTGTTGCCAGCAACGACACCGAAGCAGGCCGCGCACAAAACCGTCGTGTGGAAATCTACATCAGTGCCAATGAGCAGATGGTGAAGGAAGCCAACGACGGCACACTCAAGTAA
- a CDS encoding undecaprenyl-phosphate glucose phosphotransferase encodes MESRGKYGQYIRWIFTGVDFLILNLAYLAVCTLTPVAEHFFSKTVWLMMNISFIAVSYFFSDIHCRRVVYADRVVLQVIKAVMLHTVIFMALLMFLGFDKASWRTYVKFYIAFFAGLSTWWLLSRKLLKRYRAFGKNYKRIIIIGGGHVGIRLMNELESDAGYGYRILGMFDNDKKAKSVKYYRGDLNQVEKFVQDNLVDEMYCCIPDNENDEMVKLIKIADSNAVDFYYVPQFGKHITRRFELYPIGNVPVLAIRPYPLSNPINALLKRSFDLVVSSIVLVLSPIVIIPVSIVIKLTSPGPVFFKQERTGLRGEPFMCYKFRTMRVNRESDTMQATRNDPRKTKFGNFLRKSNIDELPQFFNVWKGEMSIVGPRPHMIKHTEAYSALIDKYMLRHTIKPGITGWAQVNGYRGQTDELWKMVKRVEYDVWYAENWNFMLDMKIIFLTVVNMFKGEQNAF; translated from the coding sequence TTGGAGAGTAGAGGAAAATATGGTCAATATATACGCTGGATTTTTACCGGCGTAGATTTCTTAATTCTCAACCTTGCCTACCTGGCAGTGTGCACGCTCACGCCAGTCGCCGAGCACTTTTTCTCAAAGACGGTGTGGCTCATGATGAACATCTCGTTTATTGCAGTGAGCTACTTCTTCTCCGACATTCATTGCCGCCGGGTGGTTTATGCCGACCGAGTCGTGCTGCAGGTCATCAAGGCAGTGATGTTGCACACCGTCATTTTCATGGCGCTGCTCATGTTTCTCGGCTTCGACAAAGCCTCGTGGAGAACTTATGTAAAATTCTACATCGCGTTTTTTGCAGGGCTGAGCACGTGGTGGCTGCTGTCGAGGAAACTGCTGAAACGCTACCGTGCGTTTGGCAAAAACTACAAGCGCATCATCATCATAGGTGGCGGGCACGTAGGCATCAGGCTGATGAACGAGCTTGAGAGTGACGCCGGCTATGGCTATCGCATACTGGGCATGTTTGACAACGACAAGAAAGCCAAGAGTGTGAAATATTACCGCGGCGACCTGAATCAAGTAGAAAAATTTGTGCAAGACAACCTTGTCGACGAGATGTATTGCTGCATACCCGACAACGAAAACGACGAGATGGTCAAGCTCATCAAGATTGCCGATAGCAATGCCGTCGACTTCTACTATGTGCCACAATTTGGCAAGCACATCACACGACGGTTTGAGCTGTATCCCATAGGCAACGTGCCGGTTCTGGCCATACGTCCCTACCCGCTGAGCAATCCCATCAACGCCCTGCTCAAGCGCAGTTTCGACCTGGTGGTGTCGAGCATAGTTCTTGTGCTCTCCCCCATCGTCATCATCCCTGTGTCTATCGTCATCAAGCTCACTTCGCCTGGGCCGGTCTTTTTCAAGCAAGAGCGCACGGGCCTGCGTGGAGAGCCCTTCATGTGCTACAAGTTCAGGACAATGCGGGTCAACCGCGAGAGCGACACCATGCAGGCCACACGCAACGACCCACGCAAGACCAAGTTTGGCAACTTCCTGCGTAAGAGCAACATCGACGAGCTGCCACAATTTTTCAACGTGTGGAAAGGGGAAATGTCGATCGTGGGTCCTCGACCGCACATGATAAAGCACACCGAAGCCTACAGCGCACTCATCGACAAGTACATGCTGCGCCACACCATCAAGCCAGGCATCACCGGATGGGCGCAAGTGAATGGCTATCGCGGCCAGACCGATGAACTGTGGAAGATGGTAAAGCGAGTAGAATATGACGTGTGGTATGCCGAGAACTGGAACTTCATGCTCGACATGAAAATAATATTTCTCACGGTCGTCAACATGTTCAAAGGCGAGCAAAACGCATTTTAA
- a CDS encoding SGNH/GDSL hydrolase family protein, whose protein sequence is MAQDFTKADTLKYYNALDFRMINKGFANSETPYFRIPGYLKDSVRPTLYERQRCTAGEAFRFRTNSKVVAVRYNLLTNMYMAHMAPTGIKGTDLYILDNGQWRFVNCNRPVRDFQNVNRTSPLKDSIQNKVYIDKMDGQMHEFMLYLPLYDGVNWLEIGVEHDARMEMPKVDNPRADKKFVFYGTSILQGGCACRPGMVGTSIIQRDLNAECVNIGISGEGKMDYCMARALAQIPNVTAYIIDPVPNCTLNMCDTLTYNFINILRKARPNVPIFMVEGTIYSYAKYSSYYSKYLAEKNYAFHKNYLKLKQENPKNLYYIDSKNLYGPDNEGTVDGTHYTDIGFYFYAQKLEPYLKAVLNGTKVPYQEVVDKPYPPIKNPGKYTWDN, encoded by the coding sequence ATGGCGCAAGACTTCACCAAGGCCGACACGCTCAAGTATTACAATGCACTCGACTTCAGAATGATCAACAAGGGCTTTGCCAACAGCGAGACCCCCTATTTCCGCATTCCTGGTTATCTCAAAGACAGCGTGCGCCCCACGCTCTATGAGCGGCAGCGCTGCACTGCAGGCGAGGCATTCAGGTTCCGCACCAACTCCAAGGTGGTGGCTGTGCGCTACAACCTGCTCACCAACATGTATATGGCTCACATGGCCCCCACGGGCATCAAGGGCACCGATCTCTACATCCTCGACAACGGCCAATGGCGATTTGTGAACTGCAACCGCCCGGTGCGCGACTTCCAAAACGTGAACCGCACATCGCCTCTCAAGGATTCTATTCAAAACAAGGTGTATATCGACAAGATGGACGGTCAAATGCATGAGTTCATGCTTTACCTGCCATTGTACGATGGCGTGAACTGGCTTGAAATAGGTGTTGAGCACGATGCCAGGATGGAGATGCCCAAGGTTGACAACCCGCGTGCCGACAAAAAGTTTGTGTTCTATGGCACCAGTATTCTGCAAGGAGGATGCGCCTGCCGCCCTGGCATGGTGGGCACCAGCATCATCCAGCGCGACCTCAATGCCGAGTGTGTCAACATTGGCATCAGCGGCGAGGGCAAGATGGACTATTGCATGGCCCGAGCCTTGGCTCAGATTCCCAATGTCACGGCCTATATTATCGACCCGGTGCCCAATTGCACGCTCAACATGTGCGACACTTTGACCTACAATTTCATCAATATCCTGCGCAAGGCACGCCCCAATGTGCCTATTTTCATGGTTGAGGGCACTATCTACTCCTATGCCAAGTACAGCAGCTACTACAGCAAGTACCTGGCCGAGAAGAACTATGCTTTCCACAAAAACTACTTGAAGTTGAAGCAGGAGAATCCAAAGAATCTCTACTATATCGACAGCAAAAACCTCTACGGGCCCGACAACGAGGGTACCGTCGATGGCACACACTACACCGACATAGGCTTCTACTTCTATGCGCAGAAGCTCGAGCCCTACTTGAAGGCTGTGCTCAACGGCACAAAAGTGCCCTATCAGGAAGTTGTCGACAAGCCATATCCACCCATAAAGAACCCAGGCAAATACACCTGGGACAATTGA
- a CDS encoding DUF349 domain-containing protein — protein sequence MESQEQSTTSKDLEKDVTLNSEPAQEQNTGSVNNQPEASSAAAEQAQEVVNPGASQAAAASTPAEETVQAEPQEKQPASVETEAQPQHKYAAMSKTELIAALESLKEQPIDSVKDDVAQIKSAFFAIRKEEIAKEKEAFLAQGNEEAAFAAIDDADEVKIKELLNELKEKKAQFNAEQDALRAENLEKKRKIIDEINAIVADPDNVNRQYNHIQQLQQEFKAIGEVPATNVTELWKSYQLAVEKFYDLLKMNKELRDYDFKKNLEIKQQLCSEAEALDDQNDVVAAFKKLQELHDTWRETGPVAKEIREELWQRFKNASSVINKKYQGFFEERKAKEKENAEAKTALCEKIEAISTDGLKTYAAWDEATKGILALQEQWKKLGFASRKQNAELFARFRKSCDDFFGKKAEFFKQMKEQFAANLAKKTELCERAEAMKDSTDWKKTTDAFVALQKEWKTVGPVVKKHSDAIWKRFITACDAFFDNKKKQNTNIHTIEHDNLKTKKGIIAQVNAVLEADNKEDGPTQVRELMKQWQEVGHVPYKEKDKIYAEYKAAIDKAFEQFDMKGMNARIANFENSLNKMGGDDKVYHERERLVRDYERKCQEMKTYENNMGFFNASSKNGSTIVKQMEKKIANLKDEIAILEKKIKMIDDKV from the coding sequence ATGGAATCGCAAGAACAGTCCACTACGAGCAAGGACCTCGAAAAGGACGTAACCCTGAATTCGGAGCCTGCACAAGAGCAGAATACAGGCTCTGTCAACAATCAACCCGAGGCAAGTTCGGCAGCTGCCGAGCAAGCCCAGGAAGTCGTCAACCCAGGCGCAAGCCAGGCAGCAGCTGCAAGCACTCCAGCCGAGGAAACAGTCCAGGCCGAGCCCCAAGAGAAGCAGCCGGCCTCGGTCGAAACCGAGGCACAACCACAGCACAAATACGCTGCCATGAGCAAGACTGAGCTTATCGCCGCGCTTGAGTCGCTGAAAGAGCAGCCCATCGACAGCGTGAAAGACGACGTTGCTCAAATCAAGTCGGCTTTCTTTGCCATACGTAAGGAGGAAATTGCAAAAGAAAAAGAAGCATTCCTTGCCCAAGGCAACGAAGAGGCAGCCTTTGCGGCTATCGACGACGCCGACGAAGTGAAAATCAAGGAGCTCCTGAATGAGCTGAAAGAGAAAAAAGCGCAATTCAATGCCGAGCAAGATGCCCTGCGCGCCGAGAACCTTGAAAAGAAGCGCAAAATCATCGACGAGATCAATGCCATCGTGGCCGATCCCGACAATGTGAACCGTCAATACAACCACATTCAGCAACTGCAGCAGGAGTTCAAAGCCATAGGCGAAGTGCCTGCAACCAATGTAACAGAGTTGTGGAAGAGCTACCAGCTGGCAGTAGAAAAATTCTACGACTTGCTCAAGATGAACAAGGAGTTGCGTGACTACGACTTCAAGAAGAATCTCGAAATCAAGCAGCAACTGTGTTCTGAAGCCGAGGCTCTCGACGACCAGAACGATGTGGTGGCAGCATTCAAGAAGCTGCAAGAGCTGCACGACACGTGGCGCGAAACCGGCCCCGTAGCCAAAGAAATAAGAGAAGAGCTGTGGCAACGCTTCAAGAATGCGTCGTCGGTCATCAACAAGAAATATCAGGGTTTCTTTGAAGAGCGCAAGGCCAAAGAGAAAGAAAACGCCGAAGCCAAGACTGCCCTGTGCGAAAAGATAGAGGCCATCTCGACCGACGGCCTCAAGACCTATGCTGCATGGGACGAAGCCACCAAGGGCATACTGGCCTTGCAAGAGCAGTGGAAGAAACTGGGCTTTGCCTCACGCAAGCAGAATGCCGAGCTCTTTGCCCGGTTCAGGAAGTCGTGCGACGACTTCTTTGGCAAGAAGGCCGAGTTTTTCAAGCAGATGAAAGAGCAATTTGCCGCCAATCTGGCCAAGAAAACCGAGCTGTGCGAGCGGGCCGAGGCAATGAAGGACTCTACCGACTGGAAAAAGACCACCGACGCCTTTGTCGCCTTGCAAAAGGAATGGAAAACCGTGGGACCCGTCGTAAAAAAACACAGCGACGCTATATGGAAGCGGTTTATCACAGCCTGCGATGCATTCTTTGATAACAAGAAGAAACAAAACACCAACATTCACACTATAGAGCACGACAACCTGAAGACCAAGAAAGGCATCATTGCCCAGGTCAACGCTGTGCTCGAAGCCGACAACAAGGAGGATGGCCCCACCCAGGTGCGCGAGCTCATGAAGCAATGGCAAGAAGTGGGTCACGTGCCCTACAAGGAGAAAGACAAAATCTATGCCGAGTACAAGGCTGCCATCGACAAGGCCTTTGAGCAATTTGACATGAAGGGCATGAATGCCCGCATTGCCAACTTTGAGAACTCGCTCAATAAGATGGGAGGCGACGACAAGGTGTACCACGAGCGCGAGCGACTGGTGCGTGACTACGAGCGCAAGTGCCAAGAAATGAAGACCTATGAGAACAACATGGGCTTTTTCAACGCCTCTTCCAAGAATGGCAGTACAATAGTGAAGCAGATGGAAAAGAAAATCGCCAATCTCAAAGATGAAATTGCCATTCTTGAGAAAAAGATAAAAATGATTGACGACAAAGTGTGA
- a CDS encoding helix-turn-helix domain-containing protein, whose translation MKGKGYIADLIAQGEHEHQDFKYQISDARKIARSISAFANNSGGRLLIGVKDNGHVVGVKSDEEIYMIEQAASMYCRPEQQVKFELFKVDGKTVLKVDIAEASLKPVKAPDEKGLWKAFYRVADENVLASSMHVKVMQHQSQLRDNDALLSLSPIEQQLIDYLSTHGGITIDGYMRLAHVSRRSAEATVISLCEMKVVDLTYHDGQCLITRT comes from the coding sequence GTGAAAGGCAAAGGATACATAGCCGATTTGATAGCCCAAGGCGAGCACGAGCATCAAGACTTCAAGTACCAGATAAGTGATGCCCGGAAGATAGCACGCAGCATCTCGGCTTTTGCCAACAACAGCGGCGGTCGTCTTTTGATAGGTGTAAAGGACAACGGTCACGTCGTGGGCGTGAAGAGCGACGAGGAAATCTACATGATCGAGCAAGCCGCCTCCATGTATTGCAGGCCTGAGCAGCAGGTGAAGTTTGAACTGTTTAAAGTCGACGGGAAAACCGTGCTCAAGGTCGACATCGCCGAAGCCTCTCTCAAGCCTGTCAAGGCCCCCGACGAGAAAGGGCTGTGGAAGGCCTTCTACCGGGTGGCCGATGAGAATGTGCTCGCATCCTCGATGCATGTGAAGGTGATGCAGCACCAGTCTCAGTTGCGCGACAACGATGCGCTCTTAAGTTTGTCGCCAATCGAGCAGCAGCTCATCGATTATCTCTCAACCCATGGCGGAATCACCATCGACGGCTACATGAGGCTGGCTCACGTGAGTCGTCGCAGTGCCGAGGCCACTGTCATCAGCTTGTGCGAGATGAAGGTGGTTGACCTCACCTACCACGATGGCCAGTGCCTCATCACGCGCACTTGA